GAAGTCATTGCATTAAACTCGATGCGTTATCTCAGAATATGAAGATCAGCAGTGCGCGAACCCGCTCGCGACTTGAAGAGTAGGGGGAAAATGAGATGCGGTAAGAATCTACATACTTCTACACACGTTTGAACACATTAACAAAGTTTGTCGACCCGGCTTCGCTTTTGAATTCGGTTGGCCGCGTGTTGCCTTTTGGTCGAAGCGGGCTTTCGTGGTGTCGCCTTCGATTACTTAGATGCCAACGAAGTTTTTCAATTGGTCACCAGGCTGGGTGTAGGTCTTCTACTCCAAGCGGTGTCAGGGTCGTGTGGTACTCGGCTCGACCCTGATGTCGCGCTAGGAAGTAACCTCTTGAGAATCAGGGGGGAGCATGATTACATTCATTGACCTGCCACCACTTATCAAACTCAAAATGATCCGGGAGCCAGATTATTTGCAGGACGCAACACTAGGCCGCATCCTTAAGTTGTTCCGGCGTGCCTGTGAGAATCTGTTGTAACAGTGAATCAGGATCAACCGATTCCGCTTGGGCATCAAAGTTCAGCAGAATACGATGTCGCAGGGCAGGCAGGTAGGAAACTCGGATATCTTCCAGACTCACATTGTACCGCCCTGCCAGGAGTGCCCGTACCTTGGCGGCCAGGACGAGTGATTGGGCGCCGCGTGGGCTGGCGCCGCAGCGGATGTACTGGTTTGCCAGGGCATGGGCATAGGGGCCTTTGGGGTGTGTCGCAAGGATTAATCGGATGGCATAGTCCTGGATGGGTGGTGCGATCAGCACTTCCTTGACCAGGTTCTGGTATTTCACAATGGTTTCCCCATCCATGACTTTTTCAGGCTGGGGAGATTCGCTGCGTGTGGTGCGGTCGAGAATAAACCCAATCTCCTCACGCGAGGAATAGTTGACGACGAGTTTGAAAAAGAAACGATCCAGTTGCGCTTCGGGAAGCGGGTAGGTGCCTTCCTGTTCGATGGGGTTTTGAGTAGCCATGACGAAGAATGGTTCTTGCAAACGGTGTTGAGTACCTCCCACGGTGATGGAGTGTTCCTGCATGGCTTCCAGGAGAGCTGATTGCGTTTTGGGCGTGGCACGATTGATTTCGTCAGCCAGTACGATCTGGGCGAAAATGGGGCCTCGCTGGAACTGGAA
This genomic stretch from Planctomycetia bacterium harbors:
- a CDS encoding MoxR family ATPase; translation: MSLEKRAEEFRQAFQHVQTEIGKVIVGHRDIVEGVLTCLFVGGHALLEGVPGLGKTLLVRTLAQVLDLKFNRIQFTPDLMPSDIIGTNIVLEDDQGRRNFQFQRGPIFAQIVLADEINRATPKTQSALLEAMQEHSITVGGTQHRLQEPFFVMATQNPIEQEGTYPLPEAQLDRFFFKLVVNYSSREEIGFILDRTTRSESPQPEKVMDGETIVKYQNLVKEVLIAPPIQDYAIRLILATHPKGPYAHALANQYIRCGASPRGAQSLVLAAKVRALLAGRYNVSLEDIRVSYLPALRHRILLNFDAQAESVDPDSLLQQILTGTPEQLKDAA